In Trichlorobacter lovleyi, the DNA window GTCCGATTATGCAGGATGGCCTGTTCGGCCAGGCGCTGCTGAAACCCACGGCCCTGTTTGGCCTGACCGGCATGGATATGTGGAGCCATGCGCTGTTCTGGAGCATGTTGTTTAATGTTGGCGCCTACCTGGTCTGCTCTCTGCTTATCTCCCAAAGCGACCTTGAAAAGGAACAGGTACGCCGCTTCATCGGCAAGTTTGAAACTGAACGGCGTCAGGTCAAAAGTGCTGCCAAACGCCTTTCAAAACCGGTGACCATCCCGCAGTTCATCGGCCTGATGGGCAAATTTATCGGCCCCGAAGAGGCCTCACAGGCCATGACCACCTACCTGAAGGGACGGATGATCGACGAGGAGGTCATGGTTCCCGAGTTTGAGCTGCCAGCCATGAAACGCTTTGTTGAACGGACCCTGGCCGCTTCAGTGGGAGCGGCAGCAGCAGGCGCCATCATGGACAGCTATCTGTCCGATATGGGTAGCCGGATGGAGTCGGTCTACGATATTTTCAGCACCGTCAGGGCCTCCCTTGACCAGAGCCGTGAAGCGCTGTACGTCCGTCTCAAGGCCTCTGAGATCATCAACCGCACCCTTGACCTGCAGACTATTATGGATGAACTGCTGCAGTTGCTGCTCAAGGAGTTCAGACTTGATGTGGCCCTGATCCAGATCCGCACCAGCAGTGACGTACCATTATCTGTGCAGAGCTACCAGGGCTGCGACCGCCGCCCCATCAATCCTGAACACTGGTATCTGGAGAGTGATCCCTACATCAAGATGGCGATGATCGACCAGACCACCCACTTCGTCAATGACATCACAAACCTGCAAGCGATCATCGACCTCTCCAAGACATCATCTGAGGGTTTCGTCTCCTTTGCGCATATCCCGATCTATCGCGAAGGTGAAGAGAGCCTGGGGGTACTGTCGGTATACTCAAAATCCATTATCGGCCTTTTTACTGAAGAATTTGTCGGACTGCTGACCAGTCTGACCGGGCAGCTTGCCCAGGCGGCCCGTCTGGCCAGTGAAATGCAGGCCAAAGAACGGGAACGCCGGGAAAAGGAACAGGCCTTGCTGGCCAATGCTCGGGTCAAACGCGATATGGAGATCGCGGAACAGATCCAGCTTTCACTGTTGCCAGCCGCCCCACCGCTCCTGTTCGGGATTGAGCTTGCCGGACGCTGTTATCCAGCCGCCCATGTCGGTGGTGATTACTATGACTTTTTCAAACGTGACGATCACACCATTGATCTTCTGATCGCCGACGTCTCCGGCCATAGCGTCGGAGCGGCGCTGATTATGGCTGAGGTGCGTACCCTGTTGCGCGCCCATTCCAGCCGGGCCGTCAGTCCCAGCAGCATCCTGGGCGTTCTTAACAGCCAACTCTACGAAGACCTGACAAGGGCAGAACTGTTCATCACCATGTTCTATGCCCGCTACAGTGCTGCCACCGGCCGCCTGTCCTATGCCAATGCGGGACACAACAAACCGCTGATACACCGCCAGGGTGAACAGAGCTGTATAGAGCTGGATGCAGAGGGGTTGATTCTCGGCATCAAGCCCTCCATGATCTTTGAAGAACGCTCCATAAATCTGCAGCAAGGCGACACCCTGCTCTTTTATACCGACGGTATTCCCGAGGCGACCAACCGCACCGGAGAACTGCTGGGAACCGGTCAGGTCTGTCAACACCTCACGCTGCAGAGCACCTTACCGGTGGACGCAATTGCCGACTCGTTCTTTGAGCTGGTAAAGGAGTACAGTCAAAGCACAACACTGCAGGATGATGTCTCGATGGTGGTTATGAAAATTGTTGCCTAATTAAAAGGAGGAACGCAATGAATCTGAAACTTGAAGACAACGGACAGGTAGTGCTGCTGATCGTCAAGGAGGAGCGGCTTGATGCCCATAATTCCGAACATCTTAAACAGGAGCTGGGCAGATTGTTCGGGGAAGGTAAGACCAAGATAGTGGTTGATCTGAAAGAAGTACGTTTCATCGACAGCTCAGGCCTGGGCGCGTTGGTATCCGGCTTCAAGAATGCTTCGGCCCGTCAGGCCGCCTTGAAGCTTTCAAGCCTGCAGAGCCAGGTAAAATCAATGTTTGAACTTACCAGACTGCACCGGGTTTTTGATATCTACACCACCGTTGATGAGGCCATTGAAGCGTTCTGAGCAGGACGTGCGGAGAGCAGCGATGAAAAACCAGATCCAGCTGCAGATCAAAGTACCCAATCAGACCCGTTATCTGAGCCTGATCGGACGGATCAGTGAAGAGCTGGCTGCCCAGTTACAAAACTACAGCGGTGATCGGGAGGCCTTGGCCAACCACATTAACGTGGTGCTGACCGAGGCCCTGGTCAACGCTATTCGTCATGCCAATGCCGATAATCCTGATGAAGAAGTGGAGATCAGGATTATCGGCACAGATGAAGAGCTGTTGTTACAGGTAGTTGATCATGGCAGCGGGTTTGATCTGGCCGGTATTGCACATTCCCCTGCAACCGCAGGGGATGACCTTGAAGATCATGGCAGGGGGCTGTACATCATGCGGTCACTGATGGACTCAGTGGAATACCGTCAGGTTGAGGGCGGCAACATACTTGAAATGCGCAAACGTTTTCACTGAATCACTCACGCGGGATCGAAATAGCTGACAAATTCACCGGAATTTGTCTGTACCTGCCAGCCATCCCCCACTCTGTTCAAACTATCCGGCAGAACAGGCACCTTGCCCTTCCCCCCCGGCAGATCGATCACAAAGTGGGGGATTGCCATGCCTGAAATTTTCCCCCTGAGTGACCCGATCAGCTGTCTACCCTGTTCAAGCGGTGTCCGAAAGTGGGCAGTGCCGCGCACCAGATCCATCTGATGCAGGTAGTAGGGCCGGACCTGCAGCCGCAACAGTCCACTCATCAGCGTTTGCAGAGTCAGACTGTCGTCATTCACCCCTTTCAGCAGCACCGTCTGATTGCCCAGCTGCACCCCTGCCGAGGCCAGCAATCTACAGGCATGTGCAGCCTCCGGAGTCAGCTCAAGCGGATGATTGAAATGGGTATTCAGATAGAGGGGATGATGCTCTGCCAGCATTCGACAGAGTGCGGGGGTTACCCGGGCAGGCGCGGTAACCGGCATGCGGCTGCCGATCCGGATAACTTCAACATGCGGAATCCTGCGCAATGCCAGCAGGATCTCATGCAGCTCATCATCCGACAACATCAGCGGATCACCCCCTGACAGGATAATATCCCGCAACTGGGGGGTCGCCGCAATATATTCCAGTGCCGACGAAAGTGCCGTTTGTCCGCCGGCACACCCTACCCTGCGTTTGCGCATGCAAAAACGGCAATAGGTGGCACAGCGGTTGGATACCAGCAGGACCGCCCGATCCGGGTAGCGGTGAATCAGACCCGGCACAGGGCTTAAACGCTCCTCGTCCAGCGGGTCGGGATGCTGGTTTGTGTCAACAAGTTCCAGCAGTGATGGCACGCACTGTTGCCAGATCGGATCGAAGGGGGCGGTTATCAAACCGGCGTAATAGCTGCTGATACGGTAGGGGTAGAGCTCAGCAACCGGTTTAAGCGGTGTTTCGTCAAATTTAAAGCGGTGGGCCAGCTCAGCAAGGGATACGGTTTGAAACGGCATCAACGGGCGATCACCTTGACAAACTTTGCAAGATAGTCAACACCTGACCAAACAGTCAGAACAAAGGCGATCCAGAAGAAAAACATGCCGGCATTGTGCATATTGACCGTCAACAACGGATGGGCAATACCGAAAAGCCAGTTATAATCATAGTGTAACAAAAGCCCAATGATCGCGGTCAACTGAAAGATCGTCTTATACTTGCCCAGGTCAGAGGCCTGGATCACAATACCTTCCGAGGAGGCGATACTACGCAGGCCGGTAATCACAATTTCCCGCGCCAACACCACAAATACCATCCAGGCCGGTACCCTGCCAAAAGGCAGGATCATGATCAGCGCTGCAGTCACAATCAGCTTGTCTGCTATCGGATCAAGAAACTTGCCGAATACGGTCTCAATGCCCATTCTGCGGGCAAGATGCCCATCAAACCAGTCCGTGGCGGAAGCGAGGGCAAACACCCAGGCGGCCCAGAAACAGGCCTCCCGCGAAGGTGAAAACAACAGGACCACCATCAGAGGGATGCAGGCGACCCTGAAGAGGGTCAAAATATTGGGAGGATTCAGAATGGGATGGTGCTGGGACATTGCATTATCTCATGTATGACAGAACCCTGCTGACATAGGTTCGGGTTTCTTCGTAGGGTGGAATGCCACCGTATTTGGCAACTTTGGAAAGTCCGGCATTGTAGGCGGCAAGGGCCAGAGAGACATCGCCTTTAAAGGTATCAAGCAAAAACTTCAGGTACCGTACACCACCATCAACATTCTGGTGAGGATCAAAACGGTCAGCCACCTTCAGGTGCTTGGCGGTACCGGGCATCAACTGCATCAAGCCACCGGCACCTGCCCGGGAAACCGCCTGAGGGTTGTAACCGGATTCGGCCTGAATAACCGCCCTGATCAGCGAGGCGCTGACACCGTACTTGGCCGAAGCAGATGTAATCAGGTGCTCGAACTCCTGGGGGTTACCTGAGGCGATGCGAAAGCGGGTCCGCAGTTGACGGTCCTTGCGCAGATCACGCATGAAAATCTTGAACTTTTTGTCTGTTGGCGCATCGGTAAAGTGCAGTACCCCTTCTTCATCTTCATAGCGATAAATATCGGCGCTGGAAGGGGCGGGAAATAGTGTAACAGACAGAAACAGCATCCCCAGTAGAAACAACATGCCGGGACAGCAAAGATCTCTGGTACGGCTATGGGCGGCAAGGCGGCTCATGTTAGTAACATAACGGCAAAAGTGCCCGATTTGTCAAGTTTAAAGTACCCGTATACCGGATTAAAATGTACAGTTGATTGACTTTTACCGCCCGATTGGCTAGAAGAAATATCTTCACCAATCAGCCTGCTGAAGATGACTTTTTTGCCTGATAAGGAGCAGTAACCCGTGAGCAAACCTCGTGCGACCTACAAAGAAGCTGGCGTTGATATTGAGGCTGGTAACAGCTTTGTCCAGAAAATAAAGCCCTTGGTCAAATCGACCTTCCGTCCGGAAGTGATGACAGAGATCGGTGGCTTTGGCGGACTCTTTTCGCTGAATGCAGCCAAGTACAAAAACCCAGTCCTGGTATCAGGTACCGATGGTGTCGGCACCAAGCTGAAACTGGCCTTTCTGGCTGACCGTCACGACACGGTAGGTATTGACCTGGTGGCGATGTGCGTCAATGACATTGTAGTCCAGGGCGCTGAGCCGCTCTTCTTTCTGGACTACCTGGCCACCGGCAAGCTTGACCCTGACAAGGCAGCCCAGATTGTAGCAGGTATTGCCGAGGGATGCCGTCAGGCCGGCTGCGCCCTGATCGGGGGAGAAACGGCTGAAATGCCCGGTTTTTATGCTGATGGAGAATACGATATTGCCGGTTTCACGGTCGGCGTGGTCGAAAAGGACCAGATTATTGACGGTTCTTCCATCACAGTCGGCAACAAACTGATCGGTATCGGCTCAAGCGGCCTGCACAGCAATGGCTATTCACTGGCACGCCGGATAATCTTTGACCGGATGGGCCTTGCCATCAACAGTCCGCTGCCGGACAGCACTAAAACCGTTGACGAGGAACTGCTGACACCTACCCGGATTTATGTCCGTTCCGTCCTGAACCTGCTCAAGGATTTCAGGATTAACGGGATTGCCCATATCACTGGCGGTGGACTGCTTGAAAACGTCCCCCGTGTACTTCCCAAGGGCTGTTCAGCCAGTTTCAAACTCGGTTCATGGGAGATGCCGTCCATCTTCACAACCCTGCAGGAAGCCGGAAATGTCGAGCAGAATGAGATGTACCGTACTTTCAACATGGGTATCGGCATGGTGCTGGCTGTAGCGGCAGCCGATGTGGATGATATTCTTTCACGCCTGAACGGACTGGGCGAGCAGGCCTGGCTGATCGGCGAGGTAAAGAGCATGAACAAAAACCAGACAGAACAGGTGGTGCTGGTCTGATGGGCACAGCACCGATCAAGCTGGCGGTACTGGTATCCGGCAATGGCTCCAACTTCCAGGCTATTATCGACGCCATAGAGGCTGGCCGGATCCCCAACAGCCAGGTTGTCTGCCTGATCAGCAACAAGAGCGATGCCTTTGCCCTCGAGCGGGCCAGGAAACACAACATCAAGATCGTTGTACTTGACCACAAAGCCTATCCTGATCGGCAGGCCTATGACACCGCCCTGGTTGAGCTGCTGCGCCAACACGAAGTTGACCTGGTCATCCTGGCGGGATTCATGCGGCTGCTGTCACCAATCATGATTGACGCCTTCCCGAACGCCATCATGAACATTCACCCTGCCCTGCTGCCTGCCTTCCCCGGCCTTGATGCCCAGCAGCAGGCCTTTGACTATGGGGTGCGTTACACCGGTTGCACCGTACACTTTGTTGATAAGGGGACCGATACCGGCCCGATCATCCTGCAATCCGTTGTCCCGGTGCTTGGCAGTGACACCATTGAGAGCCTGACCCAGCGCATACATGGAGAAGAGCATCGCACCTATGTCGAGGCGGTACGCCTTTTCTGTGCAGGACGCCTGAAGGTCGAAGGCCGCAAGGTCATAATCAGCGAATAAAAGCACTTTCCCCTTGACAGTATCAAGACAGCATGCTAAAAATTTCGCTTCAATTAGATTACAATCAGCATATGACTGCTGTACAACATTCGGAGGTAGCACGTGGCTCATCACAAATCGGCAATCAAGCGTATCAAGCAGAACGAAAAGCGCAATGCCCGTAACCGTCATCAAAAATCAACGCTCAAGACCTATATCAAGCGGGTCCGTGAAGCGGTTGAAAGCAAAGATAAAGAGGCAGCAGTAGCTGCCCTGCAGGTTGCAATTCCGGTTATTGACAAGACTGCCACCAAAGGGGTCATTCACAAGGCCAATGCCTCACGCAGCGTATCCCGTCTGACCAAACTGGTTAATACACTGGGCTAAACCTCCGCAACAGACCAGCCCGGTACCATTTAGATAAAACCCCTACCTGTTTTCAGGTAGGGTTTTTTTGTTCCCTCCAGCTATCCCGCTTGCAATCCCCACCCCCATGGCATAATTTATATCAACTTAATTAAGTACCCATCTAAAATTCGTACAAAAGGCTTGGTTATGCGCAGACTACTTCCGGCAAAGCATGTGCTGATTTCCCTTGTAACGGCATCTATCGCTCTGTTTCAGCAGGCCAGCGCTGCAGCCGCCACAGCCCAACTCATGGTTACGGTCAACGGCCAGGGTGCTGTCAGCGGCACTCCGGCCACCATTGCATGCTCGACCGGTTCCTGTAGCTACTCCTTCGCAACCGGAACCTCAATCACTCTGGTTGCGGTCCCTGCTGCCGGTTCTTCGTTTGCCGGATGGCTGGGAGGGTCATGCACAGGGGCAAACAGCTGTTCCCTGACGCTCACAGGTGATACCACCATGAGTGCAACCTTTGTTGAAGGACCGGCAAAGGTACGGATTCAAGGAACACCATCGCGTTATTATCCAACACTTCAGACGGCGCTTGACCATGCCGCTAACGGCGAGGTTTTACGCGCTGCAGGAGGCGTGTTCCACGAGGATATCCTGCTGACAAACCCGGCACTGCTCAGCTTTCAGGGCGGGTATAACAGCAGTTTTGAAAACCAGGACAGTGTCTCACTGCTGGATGGTACCCTGACCATTGCCGGCGGCAGTCTTGCGGTGAGCGGTTTGACCATTGCATCCGGCACATCCACAACCCAGCCGGTGGCCAATGCCGGCTCAGACCGTTTAAGTTTCCCCAACTGGCCGGTCCAGCTGGATGGCACCGGCAGCAGGGACACAGGCAGCAATCCACTCTCATTCAGCTGGGATCTGGCAGTCAAGCCGCAAGGCAGTTCAGCAGTCCTCTCCGGAGCAACCACGGCGACCCCGGCCTTTACACCTGACCTCCCCGGCCTTTACGTGGCCCGGCTGATTGTCAACAACGGCCAGCTGGACAGCACGGCAGACACGGCAACAGTCACGGTGCAGCAGGTTACTGCGCCCTACTCCGCCAGCTCCCTCTTCAGCCAGCCGGAAGCAGCAGCAGTAACGGACTCGCCAAACGCATTCTATACAGCTGAGCAGCAGGCAGCTGTGCTGCAGGCTGCCATAAAGACCTTTGATACTGCTTATACTGGTGGTGTCTACACCTTTGATCTGGTCAATCAGGATACCGACCCCAATGACACCTGGGAACCTGAAGTCAGCGCTCATTTCCTGGCCGATGACTACCCTGATGACGGTGTAGCAACCAATGCCACACTGCGGCTGCGCGGCAACAGCTCACGCCTTGCCGTCCAGAAATCATACCGGGTAAAACTTTCAAAAGATGCCAGCAGCGTCCAGCGCTACTGGCGTAATGAGACGACCCTGCAACTCAACAAACACCCCTGGGATTTGACCAGGGTCCGCAACAAGCTTGCCTTTGACCTGTTCCGTGACATTCCGCACCTTCCCAGCCTGCGGACCCAGTTCATGCAGATCACTATCGATGACGAAAACAACAGCAACGATGGCGATTACGGGCTTTTTACCCATGTGGAAAAGGTGGGCAAGGACTACCTCTCAAACCGGGGGCTGGCAACGGACGGCAACATCTACAAGGCCAACAATTTTACGTTTCGCATGGAGGATGGTCTGACGCTCGGCAGCGATGGCAAAAAACCGTTAGACAAGGCTGCCTTCGAGCTGATTCTGGAGATTGAAAACGTGAATACTGATCACCGGCCGCTTATTGCCATGATCAACGCCGTCAATAACGACAGCAGCAGCATCAATGACACGATCGCAACCTATTTTGACCGCAACAACTATATCACCTGGCTGGCAACCAATATCCTGGCCGGCAACCGTGACACCATCACCCAGAATTTTGAACTGTACCAACCGTCTGCAGGGAACAGATTCTATTTCATACCTTGGGATTACGACGGTGCATTCGGCTTTGAAAACCAGCCGGATATCCAGGTTGCTGGCAACCTGTACGCCCCCTGGCAGATGGGGATCGGCAACTGGTGGGGAGTCCCGCTTCATAACCGCTTTCTCATGGATGCCGCCAACAGGGCTGATCTTACCCGGACCGTGCTGGATATCTACAGCACCTACCTGACACCGGAAAGAATCAAGGCGTTACTGGACAGCTACAGGCCACTGGTTCAACCGCTTATCACCAGGAGCCCTGATCTTGATCACCTGCCCACCGTTGCAGGGGCAGATTCAGAAGAGCAGTGGGCACATGAGTATGCCCGCCTTGTGACGGTGACAAAAATCAATCTTGATCGTTATCTGGCGTCATTGAATCAACCAATGCCGTTTTGGCAGAGTGCAGCCGTGGAGGGATCAACTCTGGTGCTGGCCTGGGATCCTGCCGTGGACTTACAAGGCGGGGCTGTTACCTATGACATTCAGATTGCAAGTGACCCTGCGTTCAGTACCGTTATCCATAGCACCTCAACCTATTCGGACACCAGTCTGACCATAGCCAAACCAGCTGCCGGAACCTACTATCTGCGGGTAATTGCCAGAAATGCGGCAGGGCTGACGACCACCGGGTTTGATCGCCATGACACGGAAGGAGCAACCTACTGGGGGGTTTTACAGTTCACGGTATCCTGAGAATATGAAAGTATGGCTCAACGAGCCAAACCGGCTACTGTCCCGGCACAGGCGTCATAGACCAGTCCCTGCAGAACCGTTGCTGCTGAGGAGCCGGTCTTGACCCCGACATCCCCCCGGTACAACCGCTCAAACAGGGCTTCCAGTTCAGAAACCGGGTATTTTTTGGCCTGGGTGACCTGTTCCCCCAGAAAGAACTGGTGGATCTTGAGTTGCTTACCGATATCAGCAGGGGTCATCTTCTGATCCAGCAGCTCCCGGATCCGCCAGATCCTGCGAAAATGACTGGCCAGGGCGCCCAGGATCATGACCGCCTCTTCACCATTCTGCAGCATGGATTGCAAGGTGGCCAAGGCCTTTGCCAGATTCTTTTCACCCATGAACCTGGCCAGCTCAAAGGCGGTAAAAGACTTGCTCTGACTGACGATTGCCTTGACATCCTCAACCCCGATCACCGGGCGGTTACCAACATACAGGGCCGCCTTCTCAATCTGTGAAACCAGCTCCTGTAGATTGTTACCAACCATGAAGCCCAGCATCTCGGTTCCTGCCCCATCGATCTTCTTGCCATGTACTGCGGCTTCAGCATTGATAAACGGCCCCAGCTTGTTGTCATACAGCTTCTTAAACTCCAGCGTGCCAGGCTGTTTCTTCAGCTCGGAAAAAAATTTACGGCGCAGGTCAGGTTTGGCAGCCAGGAACAGCAGGCAGGTTTCCGGACAGGGATTGGCCAGATAGGGCAACAGCCCTTCCTGGGTTGCGGCTGGCAGCTTGTCGGCCTGCCTGACCACCACCACCCGGCGTTCTGCAAACATCGGCAACGTCTGGGAGGTATCAAGAATCTCGGTCCCTTTGCAATCCGCTCCATAGTAGATGTTCAGGTTAAAGTCTTTCATGGCAGGATCAACCGCCTTTTCCATGACACGACGACCAGCCCGTTCAACCAGAAACGGCTCTTCACCATAAAAGAAATAGACCGCTGAAAAACAGCCGGTCTGAAGTTGTTTTTCAAGTTCCTGTTCAGTCATCAGGTTACCTGTTTCCGTGTACAGGCCTTCACGACCCTGTCCCGCCCCGCATTTTTCGCTTCATAGAGAGCGTTATCAACCTGCTGGATAAATTCATCGATGCTGCACCCGGCGCAAAAAGCCCCCACCCCGAAACTCATGGTCAAATGAATAGGCTGATTATCCCAGACGATCTCTTTCCCGCGCACTGCAGCAGCAAGCTTTTCAGCCACAATCACAGCCTGTTCAAGCGAGGTCTCAGGCAACAGAACCATGAATTCTTCTCCGCCCCAACGGGCGCACACATCCTCTGAACGCAGGCAGTCTCTCAGTTGGGCTCCGATCTGCCGCAGCACCCGGTCACCGGCCAGGTGGCCGAAGGTATCGTTTACCTGCTTGAAGAGATCCAGGTCGCCCAGAATCAGTGAAAAGGTCTTGTTATGGCGTTCAGAACGTTTTTGTTCAATCTCAAGCTGGTTCAGCATCTCCATCCGGTTGGCAAGTCCGGTCAGGATATCGGTCCTGACCATCACCTCAAGCCGCATATTCAGGTCCTGCAACTGAAACTGATAGGAATCACTAATAGTGACGATCTTGTTAAAACGCCTCAACAGCTTGGCATAACGGCTGACAATCTTTTCCAGTTCTAGGCTCAACGGATCGCCGGCAGTTGAAATCCTTTCCAGCAGTTCTTTCATTTCACGTAGCGGTTCGTCTTCAGGTACCTCGGCCTTCTGTCGCTTACTCTGCAATTGCGGCAGAACAACAGCAGACTGTCCCTTTTCCTCCAGCTTGCTGTAGGTGGTCTTGACGCAGTCCGGACAGATGCCGTGACTGAACATGATATCCACATGGCTGCTGAAATAGGTCTCCAAACGCTGCCAGTAATTATCATCAGTCCGTATCTTGTGGCAGTACATACAGATCGGTAATGCCACTTCACTCAACTGACGCAGCTTGATATCGGATTGTTCCAGTTTCCTGGACAACTCCTTCAGTTGCTGCTGGTACGAGTCGCTGATGGCAATGGTTTTATACAACTGGTGATGGAGTTTGTTAAAGCTGTCAGACAGCACAAAATATTCAGCAAGCAGTTCCGTCCTGTCTTCCGGGGGATTGGCCAGAACCTGTACCGTGCGCTGCAGTACAGGATCAGATTGTTCTGGTTTTTGAGATGTTTTTTTTCTGGCCCTAATCATTTGCTAAGTGCCGTTATTTCAAAGGGAAAGCTGACCTCTTCGCAAAATTCCTCCGCCAGCTCAAAAGAACGGGGATTCTCAAGGTCATAATGCCAGATGATCGAGACATTGACACTCCGCCCATAGGCCTCTTCCATGATATCCAGCAGATCCAGCATACATTTGGTGCTGCTGCTGTTCATATAAGTAATGGTAATGGCAATGGTCAGCTGCCGGTTGTCCAGCAGATACTGTTTCAGCCACGCCAGCACCGGTGCATAAAAGGCAAAGGAGTTCTCAGGGTAGGACTCCCCGGAAATACGCAGGGTTTTTGCCTCACAATCAAAACTGATCAACGGCGTCGAAGTGGTCTGGGGAATGTCAAGATGTGCCATAATGTTCTCCACTGCTAAACAAAAGCGCTAAGACTGAAAAATACATAGGTTTCATCAATAGTGCGTACAGAACAGTTCATCGGCGCTGAAGAATGGCGGGCAATTTCAAGCAGCCCCAGCCCCGCCCCCAAGGCTCCGGGCTGGACCTCGCGTCGCATCTGCTCCTTGTAGCTGCGCTTCAGCTCTTCAGGCGTCATGGTGTTAATCTCGTTGATCCGGGCACAGAGCAACGCTGCATCTTCCTGCAGGACCATGTTGCCGGAAGAGACCATGTAGCCCTCGTTCCAACGGGCAATGGTAATGATCGAGGCGGCCGTATCACCTTGGCCAAGTTCTCGTAGCGCCAGGTAATTACGCACATTCTGGGCAAGTTCGATATAGACCGCAAAGACATCCAGTACCGCAGCCTTTGCGATATTTTCGGCTGCCAGGTGATTGCGCAGCGCGGTTCCGATCTCCTCAATGATGCTGTGGGAAAAAGGACCGTTAAAACACATCATCATGCCGGACTCATCAAACTGCTTTCTCAGGTTGTACAGATCCATGGCAACTCCTCTCCAGGATTACAGACGGAAGGCCAACACGGTAATATCATCACGCTGTTTTTTCGTACCACGCCAGGCATCGATCCGCTGCGCAAAAACAGTAAACTGACGCTGCAGATCAAGGCCATGGTTTTCAGACAGCAGCTGACGGAAACGGGCAGTTCCAAACCCATAGCCTTTGGGACCACCACCTTCATCCAGAAAACCGTCAGTGGTCATGTAACAGGTTACTGCACTGTTCAATGTCAGATGATGGTTCTGATAGACAAACTGCAGATCGCTGCCGCTGTACCCCACCCGCTGCCGGTCGCCCTTGATTTCAGACACCTGCTGTTGGTCGGCATAATACAAGGAGATTCCTGCCCCGGCAAAGGTCAAAGACTGCTGCTTAAGATCGATGCAACACAGACCGATATCAAGCCCGGCATCCACCAAACTCTCTCCATCCTGACGCAATCGCAGGGTTTCCTGCAGCAACCGGTTTGCCTCCTGCAAGATCCGCCCCGGATCATCAGCACAGAGGGTATCCGCAATATGGTTCAGCACAGAGTTGACGGTCATGGTCATAAAGGCCCCCGGCACCCCGTGGCCGGTACAATCCAGTACAGCCAGCAAGACCTTGCCCTTGTCAGACTCATGCAGCCAATACAGATCTCCACCAACCAGGTCGCACGGCTGATACAGAACCGACCAGTCGGCAAAGATCCGGCCAAACCGCTGCGGATCCGGCAGGATGGCGGTCTGCAGTATCCTGGCATACTGAAGACTCTCCATGATTCTGGATTGGGACGCCTCAAGCTTTTGATTGGCGTCGGTCAACTCCCGGGTCCGCTGCAGCACCCGCTCCTCCAGATGCGCGGTATGTTCCCGTACCGTGGCAGCCATACTGTTGAAGCTTTGGGTCAGCATGCCGATTTCATCCCTGTACAACACCGGCAGCGCTCTGTCATAACGCCCCTCTGCCACCTCTCCGGCTGCTCCGGTCAAGAGGTTCAGCGGCCTGAGGACCATACGGTTTATTGCATAGCCGATTACCGTAATAACAGCCAGAAGTGCAAGCAGGCTGGCCAGGATAATCGGCAGAAAAGTGGTTGTCTG includes these proteins:
- the pgsA gene encoding CDP-diacylglycerol--glycerol-3-phosphate 3-phosphatidyltransferase, giving the protein MSQHHPILNPPNILTLFRVACIPLMVVLLFSPSREACFWAAWVFALASATDWFDGHLARRMGIETVFGKFLDPIADKLIVTAALIMILPFGRVPAWMVFVVLAREIVITGLRSIASSEGIVIQASDLGKYKTIFQLTAIIGLLLHYDYNWLFGIAHPLLTVNMHNAGMFFFWIAFVLTVWSGVDYLAKFVKVIAR
- a CDS encoding SpoIIE family protein phosphatase is translated as MTLNILHVTATAAAYTGLLFLVAWYARKRFEQGRSLVNNPYVYSLSIAVYCTSWTFYGSVGKAATSGIDFLMIYLGPSLVAFSWFFILRRIIRISKENNVSSIADFISLRYGNSQLLGSLITLIAVLGIMPYIALQIKAVVTSFALVSGVTERTITLPGADSSVILPTGLTLAIMLSIFGVIFGARRLPSTERHEGLIAAVAFESVVKLVSLIGVGVFVTWYLFDGFEDILFRFHTQYPLLFERLFTLNTTQGNDVIPSSTMLFLSMGAIILLPRQFHVLVIENADLRHISKAMWLFPTYLFLINLFIMPIALGGILQSGSATGADYFVISVPLAAGNESMALLAFLGGLSAAAGMVMVESVAISTMLLNNLFMPVIVRITPKQWFPLLLINLKRVAIFLVVFLGYFYYRAVGDSFMLVNMGLISFLAAMQFLPALLGGLYWSKGNKIGAISGMALGFIIWCYTLLIPSLYAGAPDSPIMQDGLFGQALLKPTALFGLTGMDMWSHALFWSMLFNVGAYLVCSLLISQSDLEKEQVRRFIGKFETERRQVKSAAKRLSKPVTIPQFIGLMGKFIGPEEASQAMTTYLKGRMIDEEVMVPEFELPAMKRFVERTLAASVGAAAAGAIMDSYLSDMGSRMESVYDIFSTVRASLDQSREALYVRLKASEIINRTLDLQTIMDELLQLLLKEFRLDVALIQIRTSSDVPLSVQSYQGCDRRPINPEHWYLESDPYIKMAMIDQTTHFVNDITNLQAIIDLSKTSSEGFVSFAHIPIYREGEESLGVLSVYSKSIIGLFTEEFVGLLTSLTGQLAQAARLASEMQAKERERREKEQALLANARVKRDMEIAEQIQLSLLPAAPPLLFGIELAGRCYPAAHVGGDYYDFFKRDDHTIDLLIADVSGHSVGAALIMAEVRTLLRAHSSRAVSPSSILGVLNSQLYEDLTRAELFITMFYARYSAATGRLSYANAGHNKPLIHRQGEQSCIELDAEGLILGIKPSMIFEERSINLQQGDTLLFYTDGIPEATNRTGELLGTGQVCQHLTLQSTLPVDAIADSFFELVKEYSQSTTLQDDVSMVVMKIVA
- a CDS encoding STAS domain-containing protein is translated as MNLKLEDNGQVVLLIVKEERLDAHNSEHLKQELGRLFGEGKTKIVVDLKEVRFIDSSGLGALVSGFKNASARQAALKLSSLQSQVKSMFELTRLHRVFDIYTTVDEAIEAF
- a CDS encoding KamA family radical SAM protein; translation: MPFQTVSLAELAHRFKFDETPLKPVAELYPYRISSYYAGLITAPFDPIWQQCVPSLLELVDTNQHPDPLDEERLSPVPGLIHRYPDRAVLLVSNRCATYCRFCMRKRRVGCAGGQTALSSALEYIAATPQLRDIILSGGDPLMLSDDELHEILLALRRIPHVEVIRIGSRMPVTAPARVTPALCRMLAEHHPLYLNTHFNHPLELTPEAAHACRLLASAGVQLGNQTVLLKGVNDDSLTLQTLMSGLLRLQVRPYYLHQMDLVRGTAHFRTPLEQGRQLIGSLRGKISGMAIPHFVIDLPGGKGKVPVLPDSLNRVGDGWQVQTNSGEFVSYFDPA
- a CDS encoding ATP-binding protein, producing the protein MKNQIQLQIKVPNQTRYLSLIGRISEELAAQLQNYSGDREALANHINVVLTEALVNAIRHANADNPDEEVEIRIIGTDEELLLQVVDHGSGFDLAGIAHSPATAGDDLEDHGRGLYIMRSLMDSVEYRQVEGGNILEMRKRFH